In Cyanobium sp. WAJ14-Wanaka, the following are encoded in one genomic region:
- a CDS encoding phosphatase PAP2 family protein produces MSAKQLPYLIVYGVVILSLSHLLDFPIAGIFRPEHQSQSDLFKLFRCWGFLGTWVLITISAQLLSQPTSSKPLTGWKRYLNQEAWMLIAAPMISGSIAEIIKLIVRRIRPHGDPSYIFRSWLDRPFSTSGIGFPSSHTAVAFAGSTIIIYLYPRLKLPAIIMAAGCLVTRVVSGAHYFSDGIGGALVGISAGFLCIWLSSFKKTWQ; encoded by the coding sequence ATGAGCGCAAAGCAGTTGCCATATTTGATTGTATATGGGGTAGTCATTCTTTCTCTATCTCACTTACTTGATTTTCCCATTGCCGGCATCTTTAGGCCAGAACATCAAAGCCAATCTGATCTCTTCAAGCTTTTTCGATGCTGGGGATTCCTTGGTACCTGGGTTCTCATAACCATTTCGGCTCAGCTCCTATCGCAGCCAACTAGCTCGAAACCACTAACGGGCTGGAAACGCTATCTCAATCAAGAAGCCTGGATGTTAATAGCAGCACCAATGATTTCTGGCAGCATCGCTGAAATTATAAAGCTGATTGTGCGAAGGATAAGGCCGCATGGAGATCCTTCCTATATCTTTAGAAGCTGGCTTGATCGTCCCTTTTCAACATCAGGAATTGGATTCCCAAGTTCCCATACAGCAGTAGCTTTCGCAGGTAGCACTATTATTATTTATCTTTATCCTAGGCTTAAACTGCCAGCTATCATCATGGCAGCAGGCTGTCTTGTTACACGTGTGGTAAGTGGAGCCCACTATTTTAGCGATGGTATAGGAGGTGCACTAGTTGGCATCTCAGCAGGATTTCTCTGCATCTGGCTCAGCTCATTTAAAAAAACTTGGCAATAG
- a CDS encoding carbonic anhydrase, translated as MQPSQHLSLSLALVVSGVALTPLVALAKPQYGYSGDVAPEKWGQLSPKYAACSDGSEQAPVNIVSKTTVKQTTATALRPEYPATSGDVVNTGTTIQVNTSGNLKIGTTPYKLLQYHFHTPSEEAINGIHYAANVHLVHQNAKGQLAVIGVNFKKGAPNPYLASFWNKLPAKKGGSVSVNLPSLKELLPASLEYYTFAGSLTTPPCSEGVRFYILKQPVTISAEQLATFQKLYPMNARPLQKLNGRVIKSSN; from the coding sequence ATGCAGCCTTCCCAGCATCTTTCACTATCCCTTGCCTTGGTCGTTTCAGGAGTAGCACTCACCCCGCTCGTAGCGCTGGCCAAGCCCCAGTACGGCTACTCCGGCGATGTCGCTCCGGAAAAATGGGGGCAACTGAGCCCGAAATACGCCGCCTGCTCCGATGGCTCTGAGCAAGCCCCCGTAAACATCGTGTCGAAAACGACGGTGAAGCAAACCACCGCCACCGCCCTTCGCCCCGAATACCCAGCTACCAGTGGCGACGTGGTTAACACCGGCACCACGATCCAAGTGAACACCTCCGGGAATCTAAAGATCGGCACTACCCCCTACAAGCTGCTGCAATACCACTTCCATACCCCCAGTGAAGAGGCCATAAACGGCATTCACTACGCCGCCAACGTGCACCTGGTTCACCAAAATGCCAAGGGCCAACTGGCAGTGATTGGCGTGAACTTCAAAAAAGGCGCCCCCAATCCCTATCTCGCCTCCTTCTGGAACAAACTTCCCGCAAAGAAAGGTGGCAGCGTCAGCGTGAATCTGCCTTCCCTGAAGGAGCTTCTCCCTGCCTCACTGGAGTACTACACCTTTGCCGGGTCACTAACCACACCGCCTTGTAGCGAAGGCGTGCGCTTCTACATCCTCAAACAACCCGTGACCATCTCAGCAGAGCAATTAGCCACATTCCAAAAACTCTACCCAATGAATGCCCGGCCGCTCCAAAAGCTCAATGGGCGTGTGATTAAGTCTAGTAATTAG
- a CDS encoding multidrug efflux SMR transporter: MTDTQAWLALFLAIAAEITGTALLKLSDGLTRPWPTALLLAAYGCAIALVARVVTVIPLGITYALWSGIGTLAIVLIGALAYRQVPNGSQLIGVALIVAGVVIVNLGGKAHS; encoded by the coding sequence ATGACCGACACCCAAGCCTGGCTGGCACTGTTCCTCGCAATCGCAGCAGAAATTACGGGCACGGCACTGCTAAAGCTTTCCGATGGCCTAACTCGACCTTGGCCAACAGCACTATTATTGGCAGCCTATGGCTGTGCCATTGCTCTTGTCGCAAGGGTGGTGACCGTGATTCCCCTTGGAATTACCTACGCATTGTGGAGCGGAATCGGCACCCTTGCCATTGTGCTAATCGGGGCTTTGGCCTATCGCCAAGTGCCAAACGGCAGCCAATTAATTGGCGTAGCCCTGATTGTTGCAGGAGTTGTAATTGTAAATCTAGGCGGCAAGGCCCACAGCTAA